One part of the Oceanihabitans sp. IOP_32 genome encodes these proteins:
- a CDS encoding type IX secretion system membrane protein PorP/SprF translates to MIKRLSLTTIVVVLILGLAPQDGFSQQDPQYTHYMYNTMSINPAYAGQRETLSILGLNRTQWVGIDGAPETQSFSVHSPLRNRRIGLGLNFVSDGLGPARENFLDANFSYTIPIDDNNTKLSFGVKAGWHNISTDWTKGVYQNQDAVFNQDISLNSIIFGSGLYLSNRKWYVGLSVPNLFTTEHYDDFQESLATERLHYFLTGGYVFDLSDNLLFKPAFLVKGTQGAPLIADVSANFLIHDLLTLGVAWRWDDSIAGMAGFQITPGIYIGYGYDYTTSGLSNYNSGTHEIILRFETQRLGRILSPRFF, encoded by the coding sequence ATGATAAAAAGACTTTCATTAACAACTATTGTTGTGGTGCTCATACTGGGTTTAGCTCCACAAGATGGTTTTAGTCAACAAGATCCGCAGTACACCCATTACATGTATAATACCATGAGTATTAATCCTGCTTATGCAGGGCAACGTGAGACTTTGAGTATTTTAGGCTTAAATCGAACACAATGGGTGGGTATCGACGGTGCTCCAGAGACACAGTCGTTTAGTGTACACTCACCATTACGCAATAGGCGAATAGGTTTGGGATTAAATTTTGTTAGTGATGGCTTGGGGCCGGCACGCGAGAATTTTTTGGATGCTAATTTTTCGTACACCATTCCTATTGATGACAACAACACCAAGCTATCCTTTGGTGTAAAGGCGGGTTGGCATAATATTTCAACCGATTGGACAAAAGGTGTGTACCAAAATCAAGATGCGGTATTTAATCAAGATATCAGTTTGAACAGTATTATTTTTGGATCGGGATTGTATTTAAGTAACCGCAAGTGGTATGTTGGGTTATCTGTTCCTAACTTGTTTACCACCGAGCATTACGACGATTTTCAAGAATCTTTGGCCACCGAGCGCTTGCATTATTTTCTCACCGGTGGTTATGTTTTCGATCTTAGTGACAACCTACTTTTTAAACCTGCTTTTTTAGTAAAAGGCACCCAAGGGGCACCATTAATTGCTGATGTTTCGGCCAATTTTTTAATTCATGATTTGCTAACACTTGGTGTCGCTTGGCGTTGGGATGACTCCATAGCTGGTATGGCTGGATTTCAAATTACCCCAGGTATTTATATTGGTTATGGTTATGATTACACAACTTCTGGACTAAGCAATTATAATAGTGGCACTCACGAGATTATATTGCGTTTTGAAACACAACGCTTAGGTAGAATATTATCCCCACGTTTCTTCTAA
- a CDS encoding gliding motility-associated C-terminal domain-containing protein, producing MNLSLRSFKKVTSLLVLVFGLLSFQSHSQAIISFPVDPEPVTVCNTASLLTVQVDFDGSSSGASEALVTIQLAQNMEYVSGSVLKISGAPGLSISEDGGTPNTPIFRISGSIATSDRIIFTIARSGNCEVRASSLANTTFQSSATVEVNGLVSFPRVSPSYIVDFPVLTFTQPAAQNNAIINSQYTRTFEITNGADGCADAVYFSIDRANASTELVSLTLGGNPISPTSKVGNIEYYTINGALLTADEQLCNGETLVFTETYILRNCLGGSATHYAVGWGCDASPVNWCDTSTGVGAITTALGLPEFKNNDLTNEKIGYVDMCTSFTVRSTYRNSGSGDPAAGGFYNLKILRGGHASSNVLRGFPGFVDISNVTISGQSVPYSFNTENHLVINLENYFTSDPDGAGVGLEDLDGDGFYDDLPVGNTITTEFTWAFNCAFSNSCGSAVNDKYMYKVSAVLEYNTMCDPTTALSTDVISHVNESLGFNYSHFKTNGAAPPNVEGGVPFRVRLSSSYFGIRNHFISSNSRYSYEMTLPPNVAIAGTGNVIWTKGKYGGSGVSSSVGYTQNGDVVTITGPDKDFGYANIDLVYTCGTGGSIDIPYTANFINDINTNCDCLKELACGTLTVNADCPTSACSAGPSVSLPVVRRSDNSLGYTDRTLSTRQSASNINAYDLSKALYLDEIEVSSTVTQNGAASNFYTRLELPKTSGGVNKLEPLGVDVVITRGATELVTASVTTSSMAESTSTDQKIDYNLSSILPSGGLLDGDVLELVARYRVATNSGLPQFDVQSGGDWYCYNLDTNNTKVFCNNFVPEMYLVGTYSINGTNPFVVNGCQSTNLGYNTNYLARRFNTSGLKYTDEFRPALYVTSMEVTMPQGYDYEKAEFILYTPSYGNVNPAPITITPTSVVGNVLTFENPGTGPEKWSPLEITVQNGYGARIPFTVKGNCSSQTFEPISFKVNVIDYYYHTAGLATIPSSFETDLTINRNIEMQNKPGISLLDQTGSIQSNNSSEHFVVRLESTGASTAPYNWIAIDNVPGVSITQVVDISTGSAIPPTPYPGGNIYHLSETGLASGALKDYRIDFTYTTCTTTDIIVQGGWNCSSYPTSPADYSLCSAESVTLSFTPQLAGVEVLPITQGGHNVPLCDPIAYEYHINSTKSGNAFNNTFTVYGNTGLSPELGSFEVEFPVGSGDWDPVGATINGTEYTIDLTEHLAYPTNGLNGAINAAGDTNSRLMAVRFNMITDCDFVSGSSFSMSTAASSQCGDPAFGSDRRISSAPISIFGAQANYIVNTSLTETGGSFNNCGDPVTLQGFHQITSSGNTTGNNAYIEIRLPLGYTYTTNSYAATGSYQAVFNNVASTPTGEIITLDVPQGMASGTTLNYTLEINESTTNYVACGNQSIQVVVIDQVTDVPCSSAAGGTCSTIMAQVGDYNYNFTVDKADVTLTSTSTTSSISGSNENITANFTINNTSSTFDVSSGTIVDAYYDVNGNGVVDGSDILVGSQTVNSVISAGSSVNHAINFTASPTQVCNILLEISTDNNTCLCSGAVTPMLTPIVLSGVAGSNKTVCFSNSNIQLGVSDNTNYSYSWTGPSITETAFLSNTATAQPVFEYGGAPIKTPQTITYTLTITRPNGCTSTDTVDVIVTPAPNAGSDGALTICTGDTLTTAELFGALAGSPDVGGTWSPALTGAGTYTYTVAATSPCTTADIAQVVVSEQTQPNAGSDGTLTICAGDTLTTTQLFSALTGADTGGTWSPALFGAGTYTYTVAATSPCTTADTALVVVSEQVQPNAGTFNSTTLTLTEGETITVTTNGDSGGTFSSSDTSILTVDSNTGFVTAINESTATITYTVLAIAPCNVNATATIDITVVVPVIDAVDDSAGPINGFDGGDAGINVLDNDTLNGLPVVPSDVTITSTATPELTVNSDGTVTVTPGTPGGIYSVTYTLCENNNPTNCDTATVTVDVAACPSPVDTDGDGLSDCEETTGIDDPRTVGVPNGITDALDPCDPGVVLGDLNNPIWSNADCDGDGVTNADEVDPDGDGIANTDGTETNPLDACSFNASNITLPVTTNVVCLASIEATKTAEVSGIKLGDRINYTITIANTGNVELGSLELTDIFTDAQGNALILSSLPTFVSSSLNSEEGVLLPGELAIYTARFTINQQAITAGGVSNSVIVTAIGTNNGTIVSDVSDDGDDFDGNTTDDPTETELGCLLTFNLFSPNGDGNNDTFIINCIDNYPNNTLEVYNRWGNLVYRKTGYNNDWDGTSNGRSVIRASEKLPVGTYYYVLDLGDGNKPKVGWLYINR from the coding sequence ATGAATTTATCATTACGTTCATTCAAAAAAGTTACAAGTTTGCTTGTTTTAGTTTTCGGATTATTAAGTTTTCAGTCCCATTCTCAAGCTATTATTTCCTTCCCAGTAGATCCAGAGCCCGTTACGGTTTGTAATACGGCTTCGTTGTTAACGGTACAGGTAGATTTCGATGGGAGTTCATCTGGAGCTTCAGAAGCTTTAGTGACTATTCAATTGGCACAAAACATGGAATATGTTTCTGGTTCTGTACTAAAAATTTCAGGTGCGCCAGGACTTAGCATTTCAGAAGATGGTGGTACTCCAAATACGCCTATATTTAGAATTTCTGGGAGTATCGCAACGAGCGATCGAATAATTTTTACCATCGCCCGTAGCGGAAATTGTGAAGTAAGAGCATCTTCATTAGCGAACACGACTTTTCAATCTAGTGCTACTGTCGAAGTTAACGGACTGGTATCTTTTCCAAGAGTTTCACCATCGTACATCGTCGATTTTCCTGTGCTTACCTTTACCCAGCCAGCAGCTCAAAATAATGCTATAATAAATTCACAATACACACGTACCTTCGAAATTACAAATGGTGCTGATGGTTGTGCTGATGCGGTTTATTTTTCTATAGATCGTGCAAATGCCTCGACAGAATTGGTGTCTTTAACCTTAGGCGGCAATCCTATAAGTCCTACTTCGAAAGTTGGCAATATTGAATATTATACCATAAATGGTGCTTTACTTACTGCCGATGAACAACTGTGTAACGGTGAAACTTTAGTATTTACCGAGACCTATATTTTGAGAAATTGTTTAGGGGGGTCAGCAACACATTATGCCGTAGGCTGGGGATGCGATGCCAGTCCTGTGAACTGGTGTGATACCTCTACAGGTGTTGGGGCCATTACCACGGCTTTGGGTTTGCCAGAGTTTAAAAACAACGATCTTACCAATGAAAAAATTGGTTATGTTGATATGTGCACTTCTTTTACCGTACGATCAACATACCGAAACTCTGGAAGTGGAGATCCTGCAGCAGGTGGGTTTTACAATTTAAAAATTTTAAGAGGAGGGCACGCCTCAAGTAATGTGTTGCGTGGGTTTCCGGGTTTTGTAGACATTAGTAATGTCACTATTAGTGGGCAAAGTGTGCCATATTCCTTTAATACTGAAAACCATTTGGTGATTAATTTAGAGAATTATTTTACAAGCGATCCAGATGGGGCTGGTGTAGGTTTAGAGGATTTAGATGGCGATGGTTTCTATGATGATTTGCCTGTTGGTAATACCATAACAACAGAGTTTACTTGGGCATTTAACTGCGCCTTCTCGAATAGCTGTGGTTCTGCGGTAAATGATAAATATATGTACAAAGTAAGTGCTGTTTTGGAGTATAATACCATGTGCGATCCCACAACAGCGCTGTCAACAGATGTTATTTCTCATGTAAATGAGTCTTTAGGGTTTAATTATAGTCATTTTAAAACCAATGGTGCCGCACCTCCTAATGTGGAGGGTGGTGTGCCTTTTAGAGTAAGATTAAGTAGTTCTTATTTTGGTATAAGGAATCATTTTATATCATCAAACTCTCGATATTCTTATGAAATGACTTTACCTCCAAATGTTGCTATAGCTGGGACTGGTAATGTAATATGGACCAAAGGAAAATATGGAGGGTCTGGGGTGAGCTCATCAGTAGGGTATACACAAAATGGCGATGTGGTTACCATTACGGGACCCGATAAAGATTTTGGCTATGCCAATATAGACCTGGTGTACACTTGCGGAACTGGTGGTTCTATAGATATACCTTATACGGCTAATTTTATTAACGACATTAATACAAATTGCGATTGTTTAAAAGAATTGGCTTGTGGCACCTTAACCGTGAATGCCGATTGCCCTACTTCAGCTTGTTCTGCTGGGCCTAGTGTTAGTTTACCTGTAGTGCGACGATCTGATAATTCTTTGGGTTATACCGATAGAACACTAAGCACAAGACAATCGGCATCTAACATTAATGCTTACGATTTATCTAAAGCCTTGTATCTCGATGAGATTGAGGTGTCTAGCACCGTTACTCAAAATGGGGCGGCATCAAACTTTTACACACGTTTAGAATTACCAAAGACGTCCGGTGGTGTAAATAAACTAGAACCTTTAGGAGTAGATGTTGTTATTACTCGAGGTGCTACCGAACTTGTAACAGCATCTGTTACAACTTCTTCTATGGCAGAAAGCACGTCTACAGATCAAAAAATTGATTATAATTTAAGCTCTATTTTACCTTCTGGTGGACTTTTAGATGGTGATGTTTTAGAACTCGTAGCGCGTTACCGAGTGGCGACAAACTCTGGACTCCCCCAATTCGATGTGCAATCTGGAGGCGATTGGTATTGCTACAACCTCGATACGAACAACACAAAGGTTTTTTGCAATAATTTTGTTCCTGAAATGTATTTGGTAGGCACATATAGTATTAATGGCACCAACCCTTTTGTGGTTAATGGATGCCAATCTACCAATTTAGGATATAATACCAATTATTTAGCCAGACGTTTTAATACCTCAGGATTAAAATACACCGATGAGTTTCGCCCAGCACTTTATGTCACTTCTATGGAAGTTACCATGCCTCAGGGCTATGATTATGAAAAAGCTGAATTTATTTTGTATACACCTAGTTATGGCAATGTAAATCCAGCTCCCATAACCATTACGCCAACATCTGTAGTGGGTAACGTACTTACTTTTGAAAATCCAGGTACAGGACCAGAAAAATGGTCACCTCTAGAAATCACGGTTCAAAATGGCTATGGAGCACGAATACCATTTACTGTAAAAGGGAATTGTTCATCACAAACCTTCGAGCCTATTTCTTTTAAAGTTAATGTTATTGATTATTATTACCATACTGCTGGTTTAGCGACCATACCTAGTTCTTTTGAAACGGATCTCACCATAAATCGAAATATAGAGATGCAAAATAAACCTGGCATCTCACTTTTAGATCAAACAGGAAGTATTCAATCAAACAATTCATCAGAGCATTTTGTTGTTCGCTTAGAGAGTACAGGGGCATCTACTGCACCATACAATTGGATTGCTATCGATAATGTGCCAGGGGTTAGTATAACCCAAGTTGTAGATATTTCTACTGGAAGTGCAATACCTCCAACACCATATCCAGGCGGTAATATATACCATTTGAGTGAGACGGGATTAGCTTCGGGCGCTCTTAAGGATTATCGTATAGATTTTACATATACAACATGCACGACAACAGATATTATTGTACAAGGAGGATGGAATTGCTCAAGTTACCCTACCAGCCCTGCAGACTATTCGTTATGTAGTGCAGAATCGGTAACTTTATCATTTACACCACAATTAGCTGGTGTAGAAGTGCTACCAATTACGCAAGGAGGGCATAATGTTCCCTTGTGCGACCCCATTGCATACGAATACCATATTAATAGTACCAAATCGGGAAACGCTTTTAATAATACATTTACCGTTTATGGAAATACAGGCCTTAGTCCAGAACTGGGTAGTTTTGAGGTCGAGTTTCCCGTGGGATCTGGGGATTGGGATCCCGTAGGAGCAACTATTAACGGAACCGAATATACAATCGATTTAACAGAGCATCTGGCTTACCCAACAAACGGGTTAAATGGTGCTATAAATGCTGCTGGAGATACAAATAGTCGTCTCATGGCAGTGCGCTTTAATATGATTACCGATTGCGACTTCGTATCGGGCTCTTCCTTTAGTATGTCGACCGCAGCATCAAGTCAATGTGGTGATCCTGCATTTGGTTCCGATAGGAGGATTTCTTCAGCACCAATAAGTATTTTTGGAGCACAAGCAAATTACATTGTAAATACAAGTTTAACTGAAACAGGAGGATCTTTCAATAATTGTGGCGATCCAGTAACTTTACAAGGATTTCATCAAATAACTTCTTCTGGTAATACTACAGGTAACAACGCTTATATTGAAATTCGTTTACCATTGGGCTATACCTACACAACAAATTCTTATGCAGCCACAGGTTCATATCAGGCGGTCTTTAATAACGTGGCATCGACCCCAACTGGCGAAATTATTACATTAGATGTCCCTCAAGGAATGGCTTCTGGAACTACACTCAATTATACTTTAGAAATTAACGAAAGTACGACTAATTACGTGGCTTGTGGAAATCAAAGTATTCAAGTTGTTGTTATAGACCAAGTAACTGATGTTCCATGTAGTAGTGCCGCCGGAGGAACCTGTTCCACAATTATGGCGCAGGTAGGAGATTATAATTATAACTTTACAGTAGATAAAGCAGATGTTACCTTAACTTCAACAAGCACTACATCTTCTATTAGTGGTAGTAATGAAAATATTACAGCTAACTTTACTATTAATAATACAAGCAGCACTTTTGATGTCTCTTCGGGTACAATAGTAGATGCTTATTATGATGTAAACGGTAATGGTGTAGTAGACGGAAGTGACATTTTGGTGGGCAGTCAAACTGTAAATTCTGTTATTTCTGCCGGGAGTTCTGTGAATCACGCCATAAATTTCACTGCTAGTCCAACTCAAGTATGTAATATTTTACTAGAAATTTCAACAGATAACAATACCTGCTTATGTTCTGGAGCTGTTACTCCTATGCTAACACCCATCGTGCTTTCTGGTGTGGCTGGTAGTAACAAGACTGTATGTTTCTCAAATTCAAACATTCAATTAGGGGTTAGTGATAACACTAATTATTCCTATTCTTGGACTGGACCTAGTATTACAGAAACAGCTTTTTTAAGTAACACAGCAACTGCACAGCCAGTTTTTGAATATGGTGGTGCTCCCATTAAAACCCCTCAGACCATTACATATACCCTTACAATTACTCGACCAAATGGTTGTACTTCAACGGATACTGTAGATGTGATTGTTACACCTGCTCCTAATGCAGGTAGCGATGGAGCTCTAACTATTTGTACAGGCGATACGCTAACTACCGCAGAATTGTTTGGAGCCTTAGCAGGCAGTCCAGATGTTGGTGGAACCTGGAGTCCAGCTTTAACTGGCGCAGGCACTTATACTTATACCGTAGCGGCCACATCACCATGTACCACAGCTGATATCGCACAGGTTGTAGTGAGTGAACAAACGCAACCGAATGCAGGTAGCGATGGAACTCTAACCATTTGTGCAGGTGATACGCTAACCACCACCCAGTTATTCAGCGCTTTAACTGGTGCAGATACTGGTGGAACCTGGAGCCCAGCTTTATTTGGTGCAGGCACCTATACTTATACCGTAGCGGCCACATCACCATGTACCACAGCGGACACCGCACTGGTTGTAGTGAGCGAACAAGTCCAACCTAATGCAGGGACATTTAATAGTACTACTTTAACATTAACAGAAGGAGAGACTATAACAGTAACAACAAATGGAGATTCAGGTGGAACATTTTCATCTTCCGATACAAGTATTTTAACGGTTGATTCCAATACTGGTTTCGTTACTGCTATTAATGAAAGTACAGCTACAATTACATATACGGTACTAGCAATTGCACCTTGCAATGTAAATGCGACCGCTACAATTGACATAACTGTTGTTGTTCCTGTAATTGATGCTGTAGATGACAGTGCAGGGCCAATTAACGGCTTCGATGGTGGAGATGCAGGCATCAATGTCTTAGATAATGATACCTTAAACGGTTTACCAGTAGTGCCATCGGATGTGACGATAACATCGACCGCGACGCCAGAATTAACCGTAAATTCAGATGGTACAGTTACAGTGACACCTGGAACTCCTGGCGGGATATATAGCGTTACTTATACCCTTTGCGAGAATAATAATCCGACTAACTGCGATACAGCTACCGTAACGGTTGATGTAGCAGCTTGTCCATCTCCAGTAGACACCGATGGCGATGGTCTTAGCGATTGTGAAGAAACCACGGGTATCGACGATCCGCGTACAGTTGGTGTTCCAAATGGGATAACCGATGCCTTAGATCCTTGTGATCCAGGAGTTGTATTAGGAGATTTAAACAATCCGATATGGTCTAATGCCGATTGTGATGGAGATGGTGTAACCAATGCCGATGAAGTTGATCCAGATGGAGACGGTATTGCGAATACTGATGGTACAGAAACCAATCCTCTTGATGCTTGTAGTTTTAATGCATCAAATATTACCTTGCCAGTAACGACTAATGTTGTATGTCTAGCTTCGATAGAGGCCACTAAAACGGCTGAAGTATCTGGAATTAAATTGGGAGACCGAATAAATTATACCATTACGATAGCCAATACAGGTAATGTCGAGTTAGGCAGTTTAGAGCTTACCGATATTTTTACCGACGCACAAGGCAACGCCTTGATTTTAAGTAGTTTGCCAACGTTTGTGAGCTCATCTTTAAACAGTGAAGAAGGGGTTTTATTGCCAGGAGAGCTAGCCATCTACACAGCGCGCTTTACCATTAACCAACAAGCCATAACAGCAGGCGGTGTGTCTAACTCGGTTATAGTTACTGCTATAGGCACTAATAATGGTACTATTGTAAGCGATGTAAGTGATGATGGTGATGATTTTGATGGAAACACAACCGATGATCCGACGGAAACCGAATTAGGTTGTCTGCTTACATTTAATTTATTCTCACCAAACGGCGATGGTAATAACGACACCTTTATAATTAATTGTATTGATAATTACCCTAATAATACACTAGAGGTTTACAATCGTTGGGGTAATTTGGTTTACCGTAAAACGGGTTATAATAATGATTGGGATGGAACATCAAACGGGCGTTCAGTTATAAGAGCCTCAGAGAAACTTCCTGTAGGTACCTATTATTATGTATTAGATCTAGGAGATGGTAATAAGCCTAAAGTAGGATGGTTATATATAAACAGATAA
- a CDS encoding OmpA family protein: MKKIITYICVIVLLHSFNPIQAQKLKARSVKDDYTNYSYIKTSEVLLEVVENGYRNQDVLQKLANSFYFTNKMDQAAKWYGELFIEAETENFVVDPEYYFRYALALKGTGDYEASDVWMKKFTAVKPEDSRGKSFLSKVDYKSAINFNRNDFIEVENLEINSKYSDFGAAFVNENFVFASSRGDGKIYQWNEQPYLDLYKVGEISNPTSVKPFSPKINSKYHESSATFTKDGSVMYFTRNTYYKRYTVKDGDEGVNRLQLYRATLNDAGEWDNIEPVHFNDKNYSVAHPALNFNDTRLYFSSDMPGTYGQSDIFYVNIKDDGTLGDPINLGSSINSEGRETFPFVNANGDLFFSSDGFPGLGGLDIFASKDVDNKISQGDDNTFIIKNIGEPLNSKADDFSYYQNLDGKSGFFSSNREGGKGDDDIYKYIVTDCEQVVVGVVKDIATNAIIPQATIIMLNAKGEEVNRKKALADGTFSFKLECEKEYLIRAEQTMYTPSEKRFTTPSLKQELKLEMLLEKNEQFLMEPCADLAKLLDNRIIYFDFDKFNIRSDAEIELQKIIAILTKYPSATLDIRSHTDCRGPEAYNLYLSENRAQATRQYLIDKGISPERLTAKGYGESQLLNECACEGTPSSCSRAKHQENRRSEFVISSFKGEKCME, encoded by the coding sequence ATGAAAAAAATAATTACATACATATGCGTAATAGTGCTACTACATAGCTTTAATCCAATACAAGCACAAAAGCTAAAGGCAAGATCGGTTAAAGATGACTACACCAATTATTCCTACATAAAAACTAGCGAAGTTTTACTCGAAGTAGTCGAGAACGGTTATAGAAATCAAGACGTCTTACAAAAGCTTGCTAATTCATTTTATTTTACGAACAAAATGGATCAGGCTGCTAAGTGGTATGGCGAACTGTTTATAGAAGCCGAAACGGAAAATTTTGTTGTAGATCCAGAATATTATTTTAGATATGCCCTTGCATTAAAAGGAACGGGTGATTATGAAGCTTCCGATGTATGGATGAAAAAATTTACAGCCGTTAAACCTGAAGATTCTCGAGGTAAATCTTTTTTGTCTAAAGTGGATTATAAGAGCGCCATAAACTTTAATAGGAATGATTTTATTGAGGTCGAAAATTTAGAAATAAATAGTAAGTATTCAGATTTTGGCGCGGCTTTTGTAAACGAAAATTTCGTTTTCGCCTCATCTCGAGGCGACGGTAAAATATACCAATGGAACGAACAGCCTTATCTTGATCTGTATAAGGTTGGTGAAATTTCAAATCCGACTTCCGTTAAACCTTTTAGCCCTAAAATCAACTCTAAGTATCATGAATCTTCTGCTACATTTACCAAAGATGGAAGCGTGATGTACTTTACAAGAAACACCTATTATAAAAGATACACTGTTAAAGATGGTGACGAAGGCGTAAACCGCCTACAACTTTATAGAGCAACATTAAACGATGCTGGTGAGTGGGATAATATTGAGCCCGTGCATTTTAATGATAAAAATTACAGCGTCGCGCACCCAGCGTTGAATTTTAATGACACAAGGCTTTATTTTTCTTCGGATATGCCAGGTACTTATGGTCAATCCGATATTTTTTATGTCAATATAAAAGATGATGGTACATTGGGCGACCCTATAAATTTAGGATCTTCCATTAATTCAGAAGGCAGAGAAACCTTTCCTTTTGTAAATGCTAATGGCGATCTGTTTTTTTCTAGCGATGGTTTTCCAGGTTTAGGGGGCTTAGACATTTTTGCCTCTAAGGATGTTGATAATAAAATCTCTCAAGGTGATGACAATACGTTTATAATTAAAAATATAGGCGAACCTCTAAATAGTAAAGCCGACGATTTTTCATACTATCAAAATCTAGATGGTAAATCTGGCTTTTTTAGTTCTAACAGAGAAGGTGGCAAAGGCGATGATGATATTTATAAGTATATAGTAACCGATTGCGAACAAGTTGTCGTTGGTGTGGTTAAGGACATAGCCACAAACGCTATTATTCCTCAGGCTACTATTATAATGCTTAATGCAAAAGGGGAGGAAGTAAATCGCAAAAAAGCATTGGCTGATGGAACCTTTAGCTTTAAGTTGGAATGTGAGAAAGAATATTTAATTAGAGCAGAACAAACCATGTACACTCCAAGTGAGAAGCGTTTTACTACACCATCTCTTAAACAAGAACTGAAGCTTGAAATGTTGCTAGAAAAGAATGAGCAGTTTTTAATGGAGCCTTGTGCCGATTTAGCGAAGTTATTAGACAATCGCATTATTTATTTTGACTTTGACAAATTTAACATAAGAAGCGATGCCGAGATAGAGCTTCAGAAAATAATAGCTATCTTGACTAAATACCCTAGTGCGACTTTAGATATTCGAAGCCACACCGATTGTAGAGGTCCCGAAGCCTACAATCTTTATCTGTCCGAAAATAGAGCTCAAGCTACACGACAATATTTAATTGATAAAGGAATATCGCCCGAGCGTTTAACTGCCAAAGGTTATGGCGAATCTCAGCTATTAAATGAATGTGCTTGTGAGGGTACTCCATCTAGTTGCAGTCGAGCCAAACACCAAGAAAACAGACGTAGCGAATTTGTTATCTCAAGCTTTAAAGGCGAAAAATGTATGGAGTAA